TTTCAGCCCTAAACAGAAGATTGAGCCAACTCTCCTCGAGGCTGGTCGCAACGAGAGGATATTGCAAATTTACCAAACAACGGAAGCGGAAGTGCAAAACTAGCAGGAAACGCACTCAAACCGAAACAAAATCGATATCTGTTTGTCTCCAGCCACtagaacacacacacacacgctcgAAGGGAGAAATAGAGCAGGATAAAGGATACAAAAAGGAGGAGGTGCAGCCAGTCGATCCTTGGGCGCTTCGATGTATGCAAATGCCGCTCGTTACATTTGCATTTGGCCAGCCAATGAACTTActctgcttctgctgctgctgctggaaaaGTAGATTTAGATAAATTCACTTTCACAATTGACACTATAAACAGATTGCGGTCCAAATTGCTGGCCACAGAAAGAGCATTAGATGGAGTTTTGGCAGAATCTTAAATCACAGCCTCACACCCTAATTGAAATTGGGCAACCGGTGAATGCGTAttcgaatccgaatccgactGGACGATATATTGCCAATTGAACGGGCCACAATCGCAATCACTACCAGGCTAGGGCATAATTACTAGCCACATGCCTGGCACAATTATCAATGTACATTTGATTGCAATCGCTTATTTgcacaaataattatttgcatgcaaaaataattgcaaCAACTGCCGGCAATGCAGTTGCTGGTTGTGGCTTGTTTGCCTTTGTCGGGGCTAGTCGGTTAATTGTTAATTAGCGGCCAGGCCAGCGATTTCACTGGCAGGTGCTGATACAGCTCAAAAACACTCCTATTTAGGCTTTTGCGGCAGGTCCTTTGCTCATTTATCAGCGGGGGATTTGCAGGACGAGCGCTCATTACCAAGCACTTTCTCCTAACTGCACACGCACCATAAAACCCAGCTACGTATGCAGCAATTTTCGAGGCTTCACCACCCCGCCAAACGCCCACCGAAAGTCATGAAAGATTTATGGCAACGTCGGGGGGTCTGGTGGAAATTTAATCAAACGCCAAACAACCCTTTCGTGGGATACAGAaatcaaatttcgaaatttGCAAACTGCGTCTGGGCGCAAACTTTCGTATGAACCAAGAAAAACGAAGGGAAAGGAGTGCAAAGCCGTAATGGAAATGGCCGAAAATTGCGGGGATCACATTCCTCAGCCAGGAATGTGGACCACTCACTCCACAAACATGTCCTTCAAATACAATACTTACAGTCTATATGTTTACAGCTGCGGTCAACTTAGTAACACAGCAACATAaacaatttgaattaaaaaaaaaaattgttcgtttttatttgaaaacttaCTACTGTAAGgttaaaaaaccattaaagTGTTTACTTactagaaattattttaagacataaagcaaattttataatcaagaatttatcatttaatttatcattcagagaaaacaataaaaaaaacaaaatgatctAACTTTTAAGAACAATGCCCGATGATTCCTGGGGTATTACCTTGactcatttattattattttcgtcTGAGCCATAAGTAAGCTCTTAATTgccatatattttaaaacccaTTTTTGTCTTACCAAAAGCACGAGCAAATATGCCGCGAATTGAgataaccaaaaaaatcagaaacaAACCTATATCTGTACGACGTAGtcctattattttgaccgcagcaGTATATATACTTCATGGAATGAAACAGATTCTATGcagagtgtgtgtgcgtgtgcattCGGGTAAATTTCATCTTGGAGGAGCAACATAAAAACGTCGAAAACATGGCAAACATTAacggaaaaacaattttcataaatCTAGAATTATTACCCGGGCACCAagcacaaaacaacaaaaaagcagGAGCTCTTCGGGAGAAAGCGGAAGTACGCTGTGTGTCCATTGAGGCAAcaaatttggcaaaaaaataaaattccatcCAGCATATGGGTGATGGGTGCTTGCGAATACCCTGCCTTAGAATTGGCGAGACCCTTGCGAATAGAGAAATGACCCCGAGCCGAACCCCAGCGAAAAGTTTCTTGGCAAACATATTTGCAAACGCATTTAACATACGATGGCACGaatattatttcatatttttcgcCTATTTTGGGagggttgtttttttttccatgatCCGATAAGGAGGACTGAATGGGAGTGCTTATGTAATTGCGAAGCGTTTGGCAAACAAGCCGCCGCCATAAATCACATAATTCACGCTTCATGGACAAGAGTCCTTTTACATTGTCTTTTTTACCCACTTTCGCTCTGCGCTctaatttgatttttgcaaTCGCTTTGAAGTCCACTCAGATTTCAATAATTCTCCTTTTCCATCGACATGCAAACGCAAACAAATTATAGTAAGAGGAATGAAGTGGGAGagtgtgcaaaaaaaaaaaaagagtgcaCAGAATGGAAGAAAGGCAAGTTGAAGACATCAACTGTCGCTGTGAAATCTGTTATTAAGCCATTTATAGTTGAGGCAAACAAAGCGAACGACACTTGAATGCTCGAGTGCTTATAGACACACTTTTCAATGGCTTATCAAAATCTTAAGCTGACGACAATGGCAGCCCGGCGACAAAGGAAAACCCTCGCTCACATGCGagacaatttataaaattaaaagtcttGGGAGGCAGGCAAGTGAAAGAAATGCAATGCGGCAACAAAGGGGGGAAATAAAACTCGCCGAAAGAAAGACAACTCCTCGACCGATTTCCCGGCTTTTCCGCTCAGTCGATTGGAAAGCCGTTACTGTGCAGCAGTTCGATTAAAATGAGTGGgtgaaagtgaaagtgaatGTCTCCCCTCACTGCATTTGGCATATGCCGCACATATAGTTCTCAAAAATGCCTGCCAATCATGAAAGGGAAGTCTGTGTGTGTCAAGTGGTCATGACAAATCCGCCAAATACCAAAAccggttttaaaatttgcatacgCAAAGCTTTGCGGATTTgacacagcaaaaaaaatgtttaactgaTTTGGGcaccaatttttaaaagctttgaaTAGTGTATAGATACTTTTAgctgataaaaaaatgtatttatgtcTTGCGTTAAAGGATTTCTATTGAGGATTCTTGATTTTAGAAGTCTTTGTTTAGAGactatttcttttattttgctaaagtttcccattaaatttaattagccaCACAGTTCACACTTAAAACTCATTTTCACAAATTGCTTTATTAATAATCAACTTGAATCGAAAAATGAAGTACATTTTTAACTGTGTATCGCACGAAGTAGTAGattaattttgcgcgcatttaaGTAGGCAACACCACCATTGTATCTACCTTTTTCCACTTTCCACTTTCCtcttttcccattttcattttcaggTTGTGACAGATGACAAATCGCAAACGCAAGCAGTTTACAATTGATGTTAAATCAAAGCAATAAACACGCGGCAGATGtgtgaatgcgaatgcgagtgtggctgtggctgtggatgtggatgtggatgtggatgcctTATTTGTCACCCACACTCAAAGAGCAGAAACGTGACAATTTCTGTCATTCCGCCTGGGGACGTATCCGTTTCCGTTTGACTTTCACTGCACTGCGACTGCggctgttttttgtttaacttaattttcggcagcgCCCAAATGCTCGACTGGCTTTGGCGCCACCTTTGTTTATGCTCTGATTGTTGTTTATGTGAGCGAGGCCACACACACAATATGCAAATGCCAGGATGCCAGAGTGCCACGATGCCAGGACACCCGAATGCCGTGTGCCGTATTCCGTAAGCCAGAATGCCTGAATTCCTGAATGCCTGAATGCCAAAATGACAGGCCAACGAAACGGACAAAAGGATTGAGCTTCGGGTTGACAGCCGTTTGACAAAAGGGAAGCCTAAACTTTTGGCCCGGCTTAAGTGCCACGGCGAGCATTATTCACCTGGTTGGCCACGTTCCCTTCCACCCGTCACCTGGGAATTTCCATGGGCCTACGTGAGCAAAGTGGAGCAGCACGGACTTTTTCCCGGCAAGTGTCAGCCTTTAATCAAGTGTCAAACACCATGTCTAAATTAACATTCGGGGCGTGGACTCGAAATCAATCCGTTTGTCAATCAGCGTTTAGAAAAATCACGCTTGTAAAACGAAActgttttcaaaaacattaaaaacccTTGATATAAGAATGTCAGACTTTCTTGCtttcacaatttttataattgatcCGATAAAACTagtacaacattttaatttaatataaaaattaatattatttcaattatttaaaaaagtttaaattaccaagcttaaatttatcaataatTACCATTGTCGGAAAACACCGCTTCAGCCAGATTTACTATTTAAACAACAACTGAAAATACattgaaacatttatttatgtaagaTCAAACACAACAGCCATACAAATTTGATAATTAAAACCCGATTAGGtacacttaaaataattaagacaaaagaatttttactGGATGAATGGCTGATATAAGACCCGGTTGCCAAATGAAACTAAGCTCGTTACCAATTAAAAGAACGAcgcaattttattattttaacaaaagaataattatataatattttctaaaccTATGAACATATATTGTGAAATTCAGTATTGATAAACAAGAGAAATGTTACTGTACACATATGACAGTCCACTACAAAAACATTCATAAATAAGTaagttaattgattttacaTAAAAggctttttataaatatggaAAGTAATATTGAACATTAAACTATTTGTTGACATTATTCTAAATTCATGACACATTttttaactatatatatataaatagaatCTCCTAAAAATATTCATGCCTCACACATCTCAGCCTCCTTCTATTAGCCAAATGCAAAACTCGAAGACCCATTGAAAGTTTTGCGAGCCAGCAAAAGCCCTTAAAAACGAAACTTACAGACGAGAGTGCTCCACAGTCGCACCCCGACCAAGAATAAGAAGTTTGGGGCAAGTTTTTCAGATATTCCGAGCACCTCAGTACAATGGCAGGCGAAATTGCCGGCTGACCGCCCATAAATGCATAGAAATCCAGTGCAGAAATTAGAGGAAATCCACAAATCGAAGCAAACTTTTTCCCCTTCACCGATTCGAGCCCAGTTTATTGTTCGCAAATTTCCCTGGGGCCTTATAAAGTCCTAGTCCACCATGCACCACCGCCACCAGAATTTCCGTAGTGCAAACATTTGCGCTGCTGATTACTTTTAATGCTTCCatcgagtgtgtgtgtgtgtggtccAAGGGGATGGCGGAAAAATCAGCAAGAGGCCTGGCAACATCAATCAGTTTGAGTTtggttgcaaaaaaaaaagagaaaattgaCCCAAATTCTGAGAAAACCTAAATCGTTTTCCCCGCACCACTAGCCAAATTCAGAGTTCATCATTCGTTTGTGATAGTTTGAAAAAGCCAAACATGACGCGCTTTTGGCCAATGATTTTTCTCTGGGCTCGCTCTTCTACAGGAATTTTCTCGACTGTCTTAAGTGAAAATGGTTGGGAAAACTGGAAAAGCCGCGAACGTATTCGTCCGTGGTCACTAGTTCTGCATGCCTCCTCTGATATTGAAATTAGAAAATCGAAAGCTCCTTTTAAGAAACAAGTTCTTGAATCTCGTCATCGGGCTTCGTTCCGAGATTACGCCATCAGGCAGTACGAAAATCGACTGAGATTGTACTCGCATCCGTCGAAGATTTTCAGGTATTTTGCCACcatcaaaatgaaaaacaagtcTGGAAAATACGAGTCGTATATGACACCCTCCGATTTCCTGCGATCAATTCAGCCGGGGGCCAGGCAGCCAGAGAACTTGGGCCTGGATAGGTTCCACAGTCTCGATGGGAAGGCGGCCAGCAAGTGGCAGCCATCCGACAGTGGGGACAGCATTTTCCTAAAGTTTGAGAAACGTGGCCTGCTAACCTACAGCGACTATTTGCTCCTGACCATCCTGCTTTCCATACCAGAGCGAAATGTTCGCATTGGCTTCAAACTTTTCGACCTAAACGGCGACGGCAATGTGAGCATCGATGAATTGGAGCACGTCCTGGTGGCAATCACCCAGGGTGAAGCATCCATGCTGAACTCCCATCTGAAGAACCACCTTTTCGGGTCGCAAAACAGTAGAACGCTAAGTATCTGTGAGTTTCTGGAGTTCCTTCACGAGTTGCACACAGAGGTCCACAGGCTGCAGTTTAAGAGCTTGCTTAAGGAATCCAGGTAAATTACTTCGTTAAGGTAAATAGCATTGATTCTGATTTGATGATCTTCAGATCTGTGATCTCCGAAGTGGACTTTGCCAAAGTAGTGCTGGGCCTCAGAAATTCACGCAGCAAACGACGCGAAGCACTGAAGCGTGTGAAGACAAAGTTTGGTCATTTGAATGAAGGTATTACGGAAAAAGAGTTTCTGGACTTCTTCCGTTTTGTACAGGATATAAATGCTATGGACAATGCACTCGCCTTCTATTATTTTACCGGAGCGGATATCTCGAGAAACACGCTGCGAAACATCTCGCGTGTGGTGTCCGGCGTAAAACTGTCCGACCATCTCACAGATGTCATCTTCTCCATCTTCGATCACGATTGCGACAATATTATACAGCGAAAGGACTTTAACCGTATGCGACGCCAGTGGATGTACCCCGTTCCCCAGCGAAAAAATCTGAGGCTCTCATCcgctttttgcattttgtgcAAGTGCACCTGGAAAACACTGCCATGGTGGAAGTCTATAAGACAGTCCCCGGAATTCACACATTTCTGGTGACGGTCCTTTAGGCATGAGCGCTTTTAGCTCACTGACAGCATACACGGatgaaaatttgttaaaatataaattagaGATGGCTTCCCATATGGAtggactaaaaaaaatattaataaatattaatattcatataacttGTCTTAttggaaaatgtatttattaccaattaaattaacatCTATATTTACAACGATTTAATTAGTTAGTTAACATATAAATCAAATgctcaaaaataataagtacaAAACCTACAGAAAAtacttgaaaaatatatacaaatattgcacatttttatttatcaaaagtttttgaagAAATCTTAAACTTActaatgtttttaatacaaatattattgattGTTAGAACTGCCATAAAGAGAGGTGGCAAAGCAACATTTGCCTTATATTTTCGCTCAATGCTTAGAACAAAAGCCCAATTGACTTAATTCTAGACGGGGCGCAAAGGAAGCTCGGTTCAGAAAAGCGCAGTCTGTTTGCTCTTGTCTTGAAACGTTTCAACTTCACAAGCCGCCAAGTTGAACGAGTTGAAAAATGAAGCGAGTCTACAGGATAAAATCCATTTTGTTGTCCCGACACTCGAGTTGCGTGCGAGCGATGGTAAAATTCAAATAGAAAGCAGTTTCTGCCCCCACGACCCCGAACCGACCACGTGGCTTACATgactttgaacttttatcacCTGCTGCCAAACGCTGCCAGTCAGCCAAAAAAGGGGGAGTGGTGGGGTCGGTGGGGTTGGTGGGTGCGTAACCCAGCACTtaccaaaacaattttaaatacttgcGGTAGCACGCACTCGAGGGTCGAGGGTCGAGGCGTTTGGAGGTCCTGTAACGGCCAGACAATAGTTTGCCACACAAATTTTATCTGGACATTGGCAGGCAGCCACAAGTTGATGACCGTAGGACAATTAAGGTCCCCAGGCATCCGAGATATTTGTATAGTTTACGCCGTCGAAATGGTTGTCGACATTATTAAATGAAACGAATCCGTTGTTACTTCTAACTAGAAAATGTtgcaataaacaataattagaGTTTACAGccataaaaatctttttatggCCGGTCATAGAGAAAATCAAGaatgctaaaatattttatatagccagcactttttttttttaagttgtagGATTGTATTTTTGAATGGTTGGATTTTAATCATCAATTAAATAGTGGTAGATAAACTTAAtgctttaatatatattttatttaatcgcAGACCATCGATAGAGTATAAATTCCCCGAGTTTTGGCATTTGACTATCATTTATGCACGCGGAAAGGACTGAAACTTTTATCAATTTACAAGCTGCGGTAGTCCATGAACTCTATAGTTTAGACGCTCATAAACATGTCGGTGTTACCGCCAGGCAACTTTCACATAGCACTTTACAAAAATCAAACTCATGTGTGTTTACACGTGTGCAACCAAACCCTAGCAGTTGTCTGTTCGCAAAACTTTGAAACTTGACGCGTCAAGGAAGTgcgataaaaataaacatcgAAGTTGAGGTGCCGCAAAGTTGgagtgccacgcccccaaagTGCAACCGCAGGGAGCGAAGAAATTATTAGAAAGAAATGCCACAAATTCCAGTTGCAAGCcagaaatcaattaaattgacAAACATACGAACCGGACCGTTGGTAagccataaatcaaaaattattatttcactCTGGATCTGTCAGTGTGGCATGTAATCAAGAAATCAGCATCAACTGTCAATGGGATTTCGTTTTGAATAAGTCATGGAAAATTCTTAGTTTGAAACAAATATTGACCAGGCTTGATGTAATTGTCCTGGCAAAACGCAAAAAGgcatttataacattttaaattttgtaccCAAATTGCTTTGCTCATGTGCTCGACCACAAATTCTGCTGACTGACCTGGAACACAAATGGTTTTGTCTCTTCTCGTTATTCGGTTGTGCCAAAATTTGCTTGAAATGCTCCGTGAAAGCAATAACGTTTGACTCGGCCCATTTGCCTATTTTCCTCGAAGCCGAGTCCCCATATAAATTCATACCACTTTTAAATCCTTTGTTGGCCCCCCCTTATGTGtgagttattcaaatttataaattatgcaattttATGGTTTTAAGGCGTAGaatgtgcaaaaatattattttgcacACGCTTATGCTCGAGCATGGAAGCACACAATTTTTAGGACGACCTCTACACCAGTCCCTCCCACACTTTTGCCTTTGAGCACCTGCACTTTAACATAATTTGCATGAATTTGGGTTGAATCAAATGCTCGGCTGGGCAGATGCAAACTTTGAGCCTTGGCCAGCGACAATTATCTGAATTATGAATATGCAGGTGCTTATCGGCCGgaatatatatgcatatagcatataacatatatataaatgtatgcAAATGTGCGAAGTGTGTAGGACTTAAGCAGCTGCAAATCTTATTTATCATCAAGCATTCCCAAGACACTAAATCTTGCTGGCAAAAGTCAAATGCCGATAATAAATACACCTTTAAGGCGCCCTTAAATTAACTGCCACCTCACACCTGAGTGGCTGGATAATTAAGTTTCACGACTTTTGCTCGATTTAAGCCCTTACCTCCAACTCTGCTGGCATCGCTTTAACGCTCTGCCCTTCTACTCGCATTGAAAAGTTGGCATTTAAAGggattaaaaactttttcacatCATTTCCTGCCGATTAAAATGTTCAGCGAACGCCAACGACACACTGCGAAGTGGCTAAGCCCTAACTATTGCCATGGCATCCATCGCCGGAGTTGGGGACACAAAGGATTCACATGACTCCGAGCAAAGTTTTGCATCAGTCGGCGCTCTAGTAAAGCTACATTTACTTACAACTTGTAACTTACGGCAAGTATTAGCACAAGTGCTCTTAAGGGGCCTCAGATGGCtctttgctttttaaatttaactacaAATGCGACAGTCTCGTTTGGttcatcagcaacaacaaaaacagcgcATAAAAAACAACTCTTGAGTCGACTATGAGAtaccaaatatatttatggtaacttatatataatataattattattataatattaatacatattgttatttctaaaaacttaaccaaaacacaaaaaatcagGCTTTTCTAATTGTATGAGTTCTAATATacaaatgtcaaaaaaaaaacgtataaggacagtttttttgtatatgtttaaaaaccaTAGCCTTAAACACTGCCATTAGGGAGTATAAAAATCCAcaaacgacaaaaaaaattgtctgcGGCTTGTTTGATTACGTTTCATCAAACGTGCCTAAAATTCTAAAAGCACACATGTCAAACTAATAAAGTTTAAGCGAGAACGTTTTGATAACAAGGGCAACAACAAGAGCATTCACATAACAACAGGCCGTAAGTTGGgtctttattttgtattttttttcttctccagCAGGCCAGACTTTCTCGTTCCCCTATTCAATTTACATACACACTCTGTCTGGCAAAGGCGAACGtttgtacattttaaatgcTGCGACATGAAGCCGggtaaaagttatttaaactttttctttcCCAGCGCATACAGGCTTGTATCAAAATCATTTCTCTGGCTGTTCTGATGAGCTCCACTCATAAACTACGTGTATGTTTGCTTGCTTGTTTGGCACAAACGAGCATCCCAGCAGCCAGCCATCCAGTTGGCATCAGCATAATGATGATGAATGGCCCCTGCTGACATATGAAGCGCATTAATACAGTCTGTGCCATCGGATTGGAGGTGGGAATGATTGGGTTCTCGAGGCGTGGGGTTGGGTCACCCTTCCATGGCATTTATCTCATGAGATTCATATAGATCAGCGTCCACATCGCCGTTGCTAACGAACTTTCGATGGTGTTTAAGGGGTTATTAAATTCCTACAAAGAAGTTGTGGTGGGCGTAGACCATAAACCTTCTAAAAGACATTTAAGgatttttaagtaattagTTAATCAACAAATAAGTACACCTTACCAATTAGAAaactgaaattatttttgttatcctttatttttttttttatttaaaagaccTAAAATTTTTACCTAACAATgtcaaaaccaattttattaatttatatagatttcgagattaaaatttttcagtaaaagttttcaattaaagttaaaaaaaaatttttttaaacttttatgaaCATTTCGTAcgaaaatatttgaacatAAACAGAGCTTATTTAACAATCCATATTTGTCCACTTAACTGGTGCAAATTCATTAACTTCTccatcaaatattttttcgttAGCATGCatacataattaattaaaacatattcaaCGTTAATTATTTAAGCACGTAAAGCTGATTACATAAgataaacaaaacgaaatccgttataatttataattactCGACGCGTATTGACTTGCTTATGCAAATGACTTCGTTTTTGCAGTTAATTATCTCATAAGTTCATAATTGTTTGCATTCGCTTTCACTTAAAATACAACTTAATGAAATAGGCGAATGACGTTGACTAtgataatatatttatttttcatatgcTCTCCGCTAAATTGAAATTGGTCCAGAAGCTACGCgattaaaaattgcatttattaaacTGCATCAGTGTGCTGTTCGGTGAATATGAAATTCcgcaaattgcaattaaataagTAGTCAATGGCCTGTAAAATGgtgtattaatattaatgaaaCAACAATGGCTACAAAAGGTATACTCGTAAATTATTTGCAGTTTGTAACTTATGCAATATAAATTCTGATTACGGTCAGACCAATTTCCCAGCATTGAAACTattgaaaaaagtatatatacttttaattaaaactgtaATTGTAATTATCTGCCATTCGACtcgtaataaaataaatgtatactGTGttctcataaaaaaaaaaacaattattcgCCGTAATCTCAACATTTAGTCCGAAAAAGAGCCGACTTCCCTGGAAACATGTTGCTAACAATTGGATTTCCCCTACGCAGTCCAGTCCGAAGGGCATAAAACTACCCCTAGACGGGAAGTACTAACCCTTACcctattttatatcaaaattaaCCACAATAAATGCATGCAAGCCGCAATCAGGGCAATAttgcataaataattaatactGCAAACgcattaatttaacaaaatgcaaatgcattaGATTTAATATGGGTTCATGTCCGCTTGCCAGATGCATAAATAATGCCAAAG
This genomic window from Drosophila gunungcola strain Sukarami chromosome 3R, Dgunungcola_SK_2, whole genome shotgun sequence contains:
- the LOC128258053 gene encoding calcium uptake protein 1 homolog, mitochondrial; the encoded protein is MTRFWPMIFLWARSSTGIFSTVLSENGWENWKSRERIRPWSLVLHASSDIEIRKSKAPFKKQVLESRHRASFRDYAIRQYENRLRLYSHPSKIFRYFATIKMKNKSGKYESYMTPSDFLRSIQPGARQPENLGLDRFHSLDGKAASKWQPSDSGDSIFLKFEKRGLLTYSDYLLLTILLSIPERNVRIGFKLFDLNGDGNVSIDELEHVLVAITQGEASMLNSHLKNHLFGSQNSRTLSICEFLEFLHELHTEVHRLQFKSLLKESRSVISEVDFAKVVLGLRNSRSKRREALKRVKTKFGHLNEGITEKEFLDFFRFVQDINAMDNALAFYYFTGADISRNTLRNISRVVSGVKLSDHLTDVIFSIFDHDCDNIIQRKDFNRMRRQWMYPVPQRKNLRLSSAFCILCKCTWKTLPWWKSIRQSPEFTHFW